A DNA window from Loxodonta africana isolate mLoxAfr1 chromosome 7, mLoxAfr1.hap2, whole genome shotgun sequence contains the following coding sequences:
- the LOC100670091 gene encoding olfactory receptor 5G9-like has protein sequence MADGNSTRITEFIFIGLKYHPRLQVFLFLLFLFFYLVTMTGNLGMILLIQVDFRLHTPMYFFLSHLSFVDICFSSVVGPKMLTDFFEERKVISFLGCALQQWFFGFFVAIECLLLASMAYDSYVAICKPLLYSIAMSQRLCIQLVAGSYTIGFLNTMTHTIATFQLPFCHSNIINHFFCDMSPLLSLVCADIWINKLLVFIVAGAVLVVSSLTIIISYFYILLAILRIRSTDGRHKAFSTCSSHLTAVSVLYGTLFFIYVRPGAIFSLDLNKMVSVFYTTVIPMLNPLIYSLRNKEVKDAIHRMITRWKLCITT, from the coding sequence ATGGCTGATGGAAACTCTACGAGGATCACAGAGTTCATTTTCATAGGCTTAAAGTACCACCCTCGGCTGCAGGTCTTCCTTTTCttgctctttttgtttttttaccttgTTACTATGACAGGAAACTTGGGCATGATTCTCCTTATTCAGGTAGATTTCCGTcttcacacacccatgtactttttcctcagccacctgTCCTTTGTGGACATCTGTTTTTCCTCAGTCGTCGGCCCCAAGATGCTCACTGACTTCTTCGAGGAAAGGAAAGTCATCTCTTTCCTGGGATGTGCCTTGCAGCAGTGgttctttggtttttttgtggCCATTGAGTGCCTTCTCTTGGCATCCATGGCTTATGacagctatgtggccatctgcaaaccATTATTGTATTCCATTGCCATGTCCCAGAGACTCTGCATACAGTTGGTGGCTGGATCCTACACCATTGGATTCCTAAACACCATGACTCACACAATAGCTACTTTTCAATTACCCTTTTGTCACTCCAACATTATCAATCATTTCTTCTGTGACAtgtctcctcttctttctctcgTTTGTGCTGATATATGGATCAACAAGTTGTTAGTCTTCATTGTGGCTGGAGCTGTGCTAGTCGTCAGTAGCCTGACCATTATAATCTCCTATTTTTACATCCTTCTTGCCATCCTGAGGATCCGCTCTACTGATGGGAGGCACAAAGCCTTTTCCACCTGCTCTTCCCACCTAACAGCTGTTTCTGTCTTGTACGGCACTCTCTTCTTTATCTATGTGCGGCCAGGGGCAATTTTTTCTCTGGACCTCAATAAAATGGTGTCGGTGTTCTACACAACGGTGATTCCCATGCTGAATCCCCTCATCTACAGCTTAAGAAATAAAGAAGTGAAAGATGCCATTCACAGGATGATCACAAGGTGGAAGCTTTGCATCACAACTTAA
- the LOC100669801 gene encoding olfactory receptor 9G19-like, with product MEEKNFTKVKEFILLGFTANSRLQRGLFFIFLIIYVFSLLGNITLISLICSDSRIHTPMYFFIGNLSFLDLWYSSVYLPKILVTCISEDKSISFAGCVAQFFFSAGLTYSECYLLAAMAYDRYVAISNPLLYSQAMSPRLCTSLVAASYLGGFINAIIITSKTFTLSFCGNNVIDDFFCDLPPLVKLACDEKDSYQTVLYFILASNVITPTVLILASYLFIIAAILKIRSTQGRLKAFSTCGSHLTAVTLYYGSILFIYSRPSTSYALERDKVVSVFYTVVFPMLNPLIYSLRNKDVKDALKKMLDRSKFC from the coding sequence ATGGAAGAGAAAAATTTCACCAAAGTGAAGGAGTTCATACTTTTAGGGTTCACAGCAAACTCAAGGTTACAGAGAGGGCTCTTTTTTATCTTCCTCATCATTTATGTCTTCAGTCTCTTAGGGAACATCACCCTGATTTCTCTGATCTGCAGTGATTCACGAatccacacacccatgtatttcTTCATTGGGAACCTGTCATTCCTGGATCTCTGGTATTCTTCTGTGTATCTCCCCAAGATCCTGGTGACCTGCATCTCTGAGGACAAAAGCATCTCCTTTGCTGGCTGTGTAGCTCAGTTCTTCTTCTCCGCCGGACTGACATATAGTGAGTGTTACCTCTTAGCTGCCATggcttatgaccgctatgtggccatctccaATCCTCTGCTTTATTCCCAAGCTATGTCCCCAAGGTTATGTACCAGTCTTGTTGCAGCTTCTTACCTTGGTGGCTTTATTAATGCAATCATCATCACCAGCAAAACATTTACCCTGAGCTTCTGTGGCAACAATGTCATTGAtgatttcttctgtgatcttcccCCACTTGTGAAGTTGGCGTGTGACGAGAAAGACAGTTACCAGACTGTGCTATACTTTATACTTGCCTCCAATGTCATTACTCCCACTGTACTCATTCTTGCCTCCTACCTCTTCATCATTGCTGCCATCTTGAAGATCCGCTCTACCCAAGGTCGCCTCAAAGCCTTCTCCACTTGTGGCTCTCACCTGACAGCAGTCACTTTGTACTATGGCTCCATTCTCTTCATTTACTCCCGGCCAAGCACTAGCTATGCCCTGGAACGGGACAAAGTAGTGTCAGTGTTCTATACTGTGGTGTTTCCAATGTTGAACCCTTTGATCTATAGtttaagaaacaaagatgtcaaagATGCGCTGAAGAAAATGTTAGACAGATCAAAGTTTTGTTAA